The proteins below are encoded in one region of Stigmatopora argus isolate UIUO_Sarg chromosome 2, RoL_Sarg_1.0, whole genome shotgun sequence:
- the vps13c gene encoding intermembrane lipid transfer protein VPS13C isoform X1 has translation MVFESLVSDLLNRFVGDYVENLDSSQLRIGIWGGNVVLENLRVKENALSQVGVPVKVKVGLIGSLTLKIPWKNLYKEAVVATLDGLYLLLAPATAGEYDEAKEERYRQEAKRRDLLRVEQALRTAAGPALKGCKKHKKRKKAPGMPKGSGRSDQGVKSDSLLEKLATQVIKNLQVKINRVHLRYEDDVSDPRRPLALGVTLAELSLQTADENWKLSILDEAAKIVYKLGRLERLCAYWNVNGAVLQREDEPELLARLKGGIGGGEDREAPLYDYVFEPIFASARIRIDPDAEKVLDSPKTRLDLEVGDVDIHITKAQYVSAVEMLESAERMAKNAPYRKFRPGVPVRAHAVAWWRYAISGILEVQVRGRTWSWSDIRRHRRDLKTYKSAYKSKILSRDKLGPDAERQLQELENVLDVFNITLGRQQAQMEAIRSGQKPAVKKARKGDGRGGFFAGFFGRKPKKEEEPEEEQEGEESQGSALDAVLTAEEKEKLYAAIGYSAGEGGGSATPKEYVALALNFQLRGASLTVRERSGVPEILRVRAVGLGCALRQRPGARALRAEASLQRWNVTGLRQNGRVPSLVSSVEEPRPGGGGDSAEGDASLLRAILELNPDDSPANHVVRIHSQPVQIIYDAMTVNSLAEFFRMAQEVDLEVLTSATLSKLEEIKEKTATGLAHIIETRKVLDLKVDLRPSYLVLPRSGFYSESSEALVLDFGNLQFNSADKNLRSPSSSFSSSFSSLEEVMERAYERYCVELTRVQVLYGQSADEWKASRLRDSSRQHILRPLDLTLHLSKCVVDDDARMPRFKASGELPLVHVKMSDETIRKVAALLRGIPLPRRLDSAPAERQESRAPARAVGPALLGAAETDSDSDEEPRRPDMVDLRLDFEVKEVLLELTRRDDEGGETTALALGVSRLGARGQIRTFDAEVTSYLRRITLDSYRAPGGDPVRLIDCSEQRNADLLQVRYVRADADGPDFRTLFDNTEQMLQVVFSSLDFHLHAKALLSAVEFLSGVAPPPSGRRPDAEKRADEDRGRVVSKGGGDADVFRWKLSATLGCFHAELCDDRGAIADIRVRGLEASAWAQAERTRVSARLRDIAVTDADPGCVHKQAVSVVGEEVFGLELSLFPGATRGDGYGDVSKVDGELALRLGCIKMVYLHKFLASLLAFADHFHPAREAVSAATAQAAEKAASGVRRLARKSLRLKLDVRLKAPLVAVPRSSASRDAILVDLGLLTVSNGFAALPSGGFPLPAVVETLDVRLAQLKLSRASSSCASDIEILEPVNVELLVIRNTASSWFTDIPGVRVQGVLPSLHLSVGEEDLLLLVKILQENIGQGSSERRRPDGVPGKVERRAAARRGSGGEPAANGDASDDASDDAVNVSVDFKISEVLLSLKKKTKDRAEAESPFLALHLAHLGVDAKVRKYDTRAALYVKRMELSCLEFKDSNGDHLSLVNSSSGDELLKVQYLKADRSGPNFSSVYKNTERMITVTLASLELVLHAQALLSALHFFSGVLSPVGGGGAAAPEDPVATEAPDGRPAQSDVDARPAVDRVVDLKAVVDLGSFRVLVCDRRGHIVDVKIQGLHGSLTTRGPQTHVSARLKDLAVLDADPASLHRQAVSIEGDEVFSFSVSLTPNATEGAGYADTSASDGRFRLNVGRVRVVYLHKLATALVNFGDHFQTAKAAVSAATERAASSVRDFAGKSFRLSAAVELKAPLVAVPRSSTSYDALVADLGLLTVSNAFSLLPVDGRPLPAVVDKTDVRLTQLKVARMCLDPAGGGASSDLLEPVNLNLRLNRNLSASWYHEVAAVELDGDLAPMKVALSQEDLRMLLTIVTENLAEAEEPGPESEPEPEPELGPPQPPTDLHLSPTAGPRTAGGAEKRLDPDEDRDGDGNACSVKFNFSVESLGLLLYKDEAAAQSSERRQLRLGELAFRLLNASGKIYGRGDVELNAVLTDCALDDRRTGVERVTSRMVGRREGSGGDPAVDVTYRQKAGRRSVLAVLQKLYVCASVEFLTAVADFFLGALPPPLPAKSRGRAASSQRTKRPKDAPPSEMSVHAVAVDPEVVFVASLADADAPSLALSFQCDVSAERREDGGRCLKAHLRALQVLARPFVARGHGREDRAAVAATVLRPCSVDVEMESGPGRPPAVSVAAEELVVKISPFILDTIGNITAAVRGPGGGDDDGDGDEGSERLPEDLWATENVYERDYWFLGVERAAEVTENFGESQDLGLGQHLDFGVKVVRVTLESGPGHRTVPLLLAESSLGGWAENWSSLPRLKANLTLEVNYFNAVHAVWEPLIERVEGGARPWKLDLEVKTNPEADRSPAHGDEFVILPEARRAVRVSSDDTLNVTLSRGALDVLARLAEAFSGSAAPAFDPSAQEKAPVSVFNALGVPLLLRTSADLRPAGPACRGQLLELPPLGTVELEHSVSEASAGGTLSALRRPESRGFRLTVVPSGYSEIADVPVDKPGRRLYNVRGPELRRSLSVVVQIDGADGNKLVTVRSPLQIRNHFSVPFTVLKWCPDARDLRAVGVARPKEEFHIPLDAYRLQLYLQPASAPSCRYAPSSTCLSWKEEARRGSEVLSLLTCPPSDADRGGLPLTVSALAAPDALAHVDAAQDEWDPAYVLHLRPVATLRNLLPYALRYTMENCADSHELAEGGTSNLLNARAAGETLRLELLGYQGRDWLGHLRLDRAGAHFPAVRMTCASEPERSLELSVHASATPGRLLLSLYSPFWMVNKTRRVLRYRADGGVLVKHATDFRDVVLFSFRGKNLLGKNKIQMCVSNSSWSDAFSLDAVGSQGCVRCPGGNAGAPDYLVGVSIQMSSFKLTKMVTVSPFYTLLNKSSYELEVGELVDAATRWHYISSSECLPLWPESDSAKLRVRAVGAERGSPWFRLDRQDNGTLLGLDTCGGITVEVNVSDHSTVVGLGDYFEGAAPALVINHTARAELVYRQSGPSAERRLKPGEARRFAWDDPAGVRTLAWSCGRHSGETRLLKDDWGQFRPDGGPSQVYWASFLDGRQRVLIFTEDAGVVTRARQADQLEQFREELGLSLRNLGLSLVDADGRREVAYVGVTSSGVVWEMWRKNRWRPLSQKHIGLLEEAHRGVKSGRSPAGPTRLDAELEVDLGVGGATMRRPHACPLRRNFLPAVQVELKRSPHQRSLRAQLHWLQVDNQLPGAIFPVAFHPVPPPKSVALDSEPKAFLDMSVITRSDHRSAVTQFKYFMVLVQEMAVKVDRGFLSAILALLAPAEPPRAAAHQSQLLQKDMEILQAELMQSSLDQASGLHFFEHFHISPVKLHLSLSLGPAAAGEAGAESLNLLLASIGATLIDVDDLVFKLDYFEVECQFYRREKLMRAATRHYSEQFLKQMYVLVLGLDVLGNPFGLIRGLSQGVEAFFYEPFQGAVRGPEEFAEGVVIGVRSLLGHTVGGAAGVVSRITGSVGKGLAAITMDPEYQRQRRDEMNRAPRDFGQSLAKGGKGFLKGVVGGVTGIVTKPVEGARKEGAAGFFKGIGKGLVGVVARPTGGVVDMASSAFQGIQRAAESTEQVAKLRPVRLIREDGIIRAYDLAEARGLDLFQRWELNRLEGEVFCRHCPYPGRKKTNVVVTNRRVVCVKEVDFMAHFSKEWECLYENLYRPPDLTGTRLNIYCKEPRKLNVGQKDDDRETIRSIELQDEKIARGMLSSVTDARAARLRRTGGPQTPPRSLQRP, from the exons ATGGTGTTCGAGTCTTTGGTCAGCGACCTCCTCAACAGGTTCGTCGGAGACTACGTGGAGAACTTGGACAGTTCTCAACTCCGAATTGGAATATGGGGAG GAAATGTGGTTCTGGAGAACCTGCGAGTGAAGGAAAATGCGCTG AGCCAAGTGGGTGTCCCGGTCAAGGTGAAGGTGGGCCTGATTGGCTCTCTGACCTTGAAGATCCCATGGAAGAACCTGTACAAGGAGGCGGTGGTGGCCACGCTGGATGGCCTCTATCTGCTGCTGGCGCCCGCCACCG CCGGTGAGTACGACGAGGCCAAAGAGGAGCGCTACCGGCAGGAGGCCAAGCGGCGCGATTTGCTGCGCGTCGAGCAAGCGCTGCGGACGGCGGCCGGGCCAG CGCTCAAAGGatgtaaaaaacacaaaaagcgcAAAAAAGCTCCCGGCATGCCGAAAGGCAGCGGGCGTTCAG ACCAGGGGGTCAAGAGCGACTCGCTGCTGGAGAAACTGGCCACGCAGGTCATCAAGAACCTGCAGGTGAAGATTAACCGCGTCCACCTGCGATACGAGGACGAC GTGTCGGACCCGCGGCGGCCCCTGGCCCTGGGAGTCACGCTGGCGGAACTCAGCCTGCAG ACCGCCGACGAGAACTGGAAGTTATCCATCTTGGACGAAGCCGCCAAGATCGTCTACAAG CTGGGCCGTCTGGAGCGCCTGTGCGCCTACTGGAACGTCAACGGGGCCGTCCTCCAGCGAGAAGACGAGCCGGAACTCCTG GCTCGCCTCAAAGGGGGAATCGGCGGCGGCGAGGACCGCGAAGCGCCTCTCTACGACTACG TCTTCGAGCCCATCTTCGCCTCGGCCAGAATCCGCATCGACCCCGACGCCGAGAAGGTACTGGACTCGCCCAAAACCCGGCTGGATCTGGAGGTCGGCGACGTGGACATCCATATCACCAAAGCGCAG TACGTCAGCGCGGTGGAGATGCTGGAATCGGCGGAGCGCATGGCCAAGAACGCCCCCTACAGGAAGTTCCGCCCCGGGGTCCCGGTGCGGGCCCATGCCGTGGCTTG GTGGCGCTACGCCATCAGCGGCATCCTGGAAGTCCAGGTGCGTGGCCGGACGTGGTCCTGGTCCGACATCCGACGCCACCGCCGGGACCTCAAGACCTACAAGTCGGCGTACAAGAGCAAAATCCTGAGCCGGGACAAGCTCGGCCCGGACGCCGAGCGCCAGCTCCAG GAATTGGAGAATGTTTTGGACGTCTTCAATATCACCCTGGGTAGGCAACAGGCCCAGATGGAG GCGATCCGCTCGGGGCAGAAGCCGGCGGTCAAGAAGGCTCGAAAGGGCGACGGGCGGGGAGGGTTCTTCGCCGGCTTCTTTGGACGGAAGcccaagaaggaggaggagccggaggaggagcaggaaggGGAGGAGAGCCAGG GTTCGGCCCTGGACGCCGTGCTGACGGCGGAAGAGAAGGAGAAGCTCTACGCTGCCATCGGATACAGCGCCGGCGAAGGCGGCGGCTCGGCCACGCCCAAGGAG TACGTGGCGTTGGCGCTCAACTTCCAGCTGCGTGGGGCCTCGCTGACGGTCCGCGAGAGGTCCGGCGTCCCGGAAATCCTCCGGGTCCGCGCCGTGGGCCTCGGCTGCGCCCTCCGCCAGCGACCGGGAGCCCGGGCCCTCAG GGCGGAGGCGTCGCTGCAGCGCTGGAACGTGACGGGCCTGCGACAAAACGGTCGCGTCCCTTCGCTGGTCTCGTCCGTGGAGGAGCCGCGGCCGGGCGGGGGCGGCGACTCGGCCGAGGGCGACGCCTCCCTGCTGCGCGCCATCCTGGAGCTCAACCCCGACGACAGCCCGGCCAATCACGTCGTCAGGATCCACTCTCAGCCCGTGCAGATCATCTACGACGCC atgacggTCAACAGTTTGGCCGAATTCTTCAGAATGGCTCAGGAGGTGGACCTGGAAGTCTTGACCTCGGCCACGCTCTCCAAGCTGGAGGAGATCAAAGAGAAGACGGCCACAG GCTTAGCCCACATCATCGAGACGCGCAAGGTTTTGGATTTGAAGGTGGACCTGCGTCCGTCCTACCTGGTGCTGCCCCGCTCCGGCTTCTACTCGGAATCCTCGGAGGCTTTGGTGCTGGACTTTGGGAACCTGCAG TTCAACAGCGCCGACAAGAACCTGCGCTCGCCCTCGTCTTCCTTCTCGTCCTCCTTCTCGTCCCTGGAGGAGGTCATGGAGCGGGCGTACGAGCGATACTGCGTGGAGCTCACCCGCGTTCAAGTGCTCTATGGCCAGTCAG CCGACGAGTGGAAGGCGTCCCGTCTGCGGGATTCCTCGCGCCAGCACATCCTGCGGCCCCTGGACCTGACGCTCCACCTGTCCAAGTGCGTGGTGGACGACGACGCCAGGATGCCCAG GTTTAAAGCGTCGGGCGAGCTGCCCCTCGTTCACGTCAAGATGTCGGACGAGACCATCCGAAAAGTGGCGGCGCTCCTCCGCGGCATCCCGCTGCCTCGCCGTCTGGACTCTGCGCCCGCAGAGCGGCAG GAGTCCCGAGCGCCGGCCCGTGCCGTCGGACCCGCGCTCCTCGGCGCGGCCGAGACGG ATTCGGACAGCGACGAGGAGCCGCGGCGCCCGGACATGGTGGACCTGCGCTTGGACTTTGAAGTCAAAGAG GTGCTGCTGGAGCTGACGCGGCGCGACGACGAGGGCGGCGAGACCACGGCGCTGGCGCTGGGCGTTTCCCGGCTGGGGGCCCGCGGCCAGATCAGGACCTTTGACGCCGAGGTCACGTCGTACCTGCGCCGGATCACGCTGGACTCCTACCGTGCGCCAG GCGGCGATCCCGTCCGCCTCATCGACTGCTCGGAGCAGCGGAACGCCGACCTTCTCCAGGTGCGCTACGTCAGG GCCGACGCGGACGGGCCCGACTTCCGGACTCTCTTCGACAACACGGAGCAAATGCTCCAG GTGGTCTTCTCGTCCCTGGACTTTCACCTCCACGCCAAAGCTTTGCTGTCTGCCGTGGAATTCCTCTCCGGCGTGGCGCCGCCGCCCTCCGGGCGCCGTCCGGACGCCGAGAAACGGGCGGACGAAGACCGGGGCCGCGTGG tGTCCAAAGGCGGCGGAGACGCCGACGTGTTCAGGTGGAAGTTGTCGGCGACGCTGGGATGTTTCCACGCCGAGCTTTGCGACGACCGCGGCGCCATCGCCGACATTCGAGTGCGAG GTCTGGAGGCCTCGGCGTGGGCGCAGGCCGAGAGGACGCGGGTGTCCGCTCGCCTCCGAGATATTGCCGTGACCGACGCGGACCCCGGCTGCGTTCACAAACAG GCGGTGTCCGTGGTGGGCGAGGAGGTGTTCGGCTTGGAGCTGTCTTTGTTTCCGGGGGCCACCCGGGGCGACGGCTACGGGGACGTGTCCAAGGTGGACGGCGAGCTGGCCCTGCGCCTGGGCTGCATCAAGATGGTCTACCTGCACAAGTTCCTGGCTTCGTTGCTG GCTTTTGCGGATCACTTCCACCCGGCCAGGGAAGCGGTGAGCGCGGCCACGGCCCAGGCGGCGGAGAAGGCGGCGTCCGGCGTGCGCCGGCTGGCCCGCAAGAGCTTGCGCCTGAAGCTGGACGTCCGGCTGAAGGCGCCCCTGGTGGCGGTGCCGCGCTCGTCGGCCTCCCGCGACGCCATCCTGGTGGACCTGGGCCTCCTCACCGTGTCCAACGGCTTCGCCGCGCTCCCCTCGGGAGGATTCCCGCTGCCCGCCGTGGTGGAAACCTTGGACGTTCGCCTGGCGCAACTCAAACTTTCCAG AGCCAGCAGCTCGTGCGCCTCCGACATCGAGATCCTGGAGCCCGTCAACGTGGAGCTACTCGTGATCAGAAACACGGCCTCCTCCTGGTTCACCGACATCCCGGGCGTCCGAGTGCAAGGCGTCCTGCCCTCTCTCCAC TTGAGCGTGGGGGAGGAGGACCTGCTGCTGCTCGTCAAGATCCTGCAGGAGAATATCGGCCAGGGGAGCAGCGAGCGCCGTCGCCCCGACGGGGTCCCAG GAAAAGTAGAGCGACGGGCGGCGGCTAGGCGAGGGAGCGGTGGGGAGCCCGCGGCCAACGGCGACGCCTCGGACGACGCCTCGGACGACGCCGTCAACGTCTCCGTGGACTTTAAAATCAGCGAG GTTCTGCTGAGcctgaagaagaagacgaaggaTAGAGCGGAGGCGGAATCTCCTTTCCTGGCGTTGCACCTCGCTCATCTGGGAGTGGACGCCAAAGTGCGAAAGTACGACACCCGCGCCGCCCTGTACGTCAAGCGGATGGAGCTCTCTTGCCTGGAGTTCAAAG ACTCCAACGGCGACCACCTGAGCCTCGTCAACTCGTCCTCCGGGGACGAGCTGCTCAAAGTCCAATACCTCAAG GCGGATCGCTCCGGCCCAAACTTCTCCAGCGTGTACAAGAACACGGAAAGGATGATCACC GTGACCTTGGCCTCCCTGGAGTTGGTGCTGCACGCTCAGGCCCTCCTGTCCGCCCTCCACTTCTTCTCGGGGGTCCTGTCTccggtcggcggcggcggcgcggcgGCTCCCGAGGACCCGGTGGCGACCGAAGCCCCGGACGGACGGCCCGCCCAGTCCG ACGTCGACGCCCGGCCCGCCGTGGACCGGGTCGTGGACCTGAAGGCCGTGGTGGATCTGGGGTCCTTCCGCGTCCTGGTGTGCGACCGGAGGGGCCACATCGTGGACGTCAAAATCCAAG GTCTTCACGGCTCCCTGACCACGCGGGGACCCCAGACTCACGTGTCGGCCCGCTTGAAGGACTTGGCGGTCCTGGACGCGGATCCGGCCAGCCTCCACCGGCAG GCCGTCTCCATCGAGGGGGACGAGGTCTTCAGTTTCTCCGTCAGTCTGACTCCCAACGCCACGGAGGGCGCCGGCTACGCCGACACGTCGGCGTCGGACGGACGCTTTCGTCTGAACGTGGGCCGCGTCCGGGTGGTCTACTTGCACAAGCTGGCGACGGCTCTCGTG AACTTTGGCGACCATTTCCAGACGGCCAAAGCGGCCGTGAGCGCGGCGACCGAGAGGGCGGCGTCCAGCGTCCGCGACTTTGCCGGCAAGAGCTTCCGCCTGTCGGCCGCCGTGGAGCTGAAGGCGCCCCTGGTGGCGGTCCCGCGCTCGTCCACCTCCTACGACGCCCTGGTGGCGGACCTGGGTCTCCTCACCGTGTCCAACGCCTTCTCCCTGCTGCCCGTGGACGGACGCCCCCTGCCGGCCGTGGTGGACAAGACGGACGTGCGGCTGACGCAGCTCAAAGTGGCAAG GATGTGTTTGGACCCGGCGGGGGGCGGAGCCTCCAGCGACCTCCTAGAACCGGTCAACCTGAACCTGAGGCTCAACAGGAACTTGTCGGCATCCTGGTACCACGAGGTGGCCGCCGTGGAGCTGGACGGAGATCTGGCGCCGATGAAG GTGGCGCTGAGCCAGGAAGATCTCAGGATGCTGCTGACGATCGTCACGGAGAACCTGGCCGAGGCCGAGGAGCCGGGTCCGGAGTCGGAACCGGAGCCGGAGCCGGAGCTGGGGCCGCCCCAGCCGCCGACCGACTTACATCTCTCGCCGACCGCGGGCCCTCGGACGGCGG GCGGGGCCGAAAAGCGTCTGGACCCGGACGAGGACCGAGACGGGGATGGAAACGCGTGCTCTGTCAAGTTCAACTTCAGCGTGGAGTCTCTGGGACTGCTTCTGTACAAAGACGAAGCCGCCGCGCAG TCCTCCGAGCGAAGACAGCTCCGTCTGGGCGAGTTGGCCTTCCGCCTGCTCAACGCGTCCGGGAAGATCTACGGCCGCGGCGACGTAGAGCTCAATGCCGTCCTGACCGACTGCGCCTTGGACGACCGGAGGACGGGCGTGGAAAGGGTCACCTCGCG GATGGTGGGCCGACGAGAGGGTTCCGGCGGGGATCCCGCCGTCGACGTGACTTACCGGCAAAAAGCCGGCCGGCGCTCCGTCCTGGCCGTCCTGCAGAAGCTCTACGTGTGTGCCAGCGTGGAGTTCCTGACGGCCGTGGCCGACTTCTTTCTGGGGGCTCTGCCGCCGCCGCTTCCCGCCAAAAGCCGCGGGCGCGCGGCGTCGTCGCAACGGACGAAGCGCCCCAAAGATG CTCCCCCGTCCGAGATGAGCGTGCACGCCGTGGCGGTGGACCCCGAGGTGGTGTTCGTGGCCAGCCTGGCGGACGCCGACGCGCCGTCCTTGGCCCTGTCCTTCCAGTGCGACGTGAGCGCCGAGCGGCGGGAGGACGGCGGCCGGTGCCTGAAGGCCCACCTGAGGGCCCTCCAAGTACTGGCCCGACCTTTCGTGGCCCGCGGCCACGGGCGGGAGGACCGGGCCGCCGTGGCCGCCACTGTTTTGAGACCCTGCTCCGTCGACGTGGAAATGGAGAGCGGCCCCGGCCGACCGCCGGCCGTCTCCGTCGCTGCCGAGGAGTTGGTGGTCAAG ATTTCTCCCTTCATCCTCGACACCATCGGCAACATAACGGCAGCCGTGCGAGGGCcaggcggcggcgacgacgacggtGACGGCGACGAGGGCTCGGAGCGGCTGCCCGAGGACCTGTGGGCCACCGAGAACGTCTACGAGCGCGACTACTGGTTCCTGGGCGTGGAGCGGGCCGCCGAGGTCACCGAGAACTTTGGGGAAAGCCAGGACCTCGGCCTAGGCCAGCACTTGGACTTTGGAGTCAAA GTCGTCCGGGTGACCCTGGAGTCCGGTCCGGGTCACCGTACGGTCCCGCTGCTGCTGGCCGAGTCCTCCTTGGGCGGCTGGGCCGAGAACTGGTCCTCCCTCCCGCGGCTCAAGGCCAACTTGACCTTGGAG GTCAACTACTTTAACGCCGTCCACGCCGTGTGGGAGCCGCTGATTGAGCGCGTGGAAGGCGGAGCGCGCCCATGGAAGCTGGACTTGGAG GTCAAGACCAATCCGGAGGCGGACAGGAGTCCGGCCCACGGGGACGAGTTCGTCATCCTGCCGGAAGCGCGCAGGGCCGTCCGCGTCTCCTCCGACGACACCCTCAACGTCACCTTGTCGCGCGGCGCCCTGGACGTCTTGGCCCGCCTGGCCGAG GCCTTCTCGGGGAGCGCCGCACCCGCCTTCGACCCGTCGGCCCAAGAGAAGGCGCCGGTGTCCGTCTTCAACGCCCTGGGCGTCCCGCTGCTGCTGCGGACCAGCGCCGACCTGAGGCCGGCGGGACCGGCGTGCCGGGGCCAACTGCTGGAGCTGCCGCCCCTGGGCACCGTGGAACTGGAACATTCCGTCTCGGAAGCCTCCGCCGGAGGGACGCTCTCGGCCCTGCGGCGGCCGGAGAGCCGCGGATTCCGCCTCACCGTCG TGCCGTCGGGGTACAGCGAGATTGCCGACGTCCCCGTGGACAAGCCGGGCCGCCGCCTCTACAACGTCCGCGGGCCCGAGCTACGGCGGTCGCTGTCGGTGGTGGTGCAGATCGACGGCGCCGACGGCAACAAGCTGGTCACCGTCCGCTCCCCCCTGCAG atCCGGAACCACTTCTCCGTGCCGTTCACCGTGCTGAAATGGTGCCCGGACGCCCGCGACCTACGAGCGGTCGGAGTGGCCCGCCCCAAGGAGGAATTCCACATCCCCTTGGATGCCTACAG GCTCCAGCTGTACCTGCAGCCGGCGTCGGCGCCGTCGTGCCGCTACGCTCCGTCGTCCACGTGCCTCTCCTGGAAGGAGGAGGCGCGGCGGGGCTCGGAGGTGCTCTCGCTGCTGACGTGCCCGCCGTCGGACGCCGACCGCGGCGGACTGCCCCTGACGGTCAGCGCGCTGGCCGCGCCCGACGCCCTGGCGCACGTGGACGCGGCCCAGGACGAGTGGGACCCGGCCTACGTCCTGCACCTGCGCCCCGTGGCCACGCTCAGGAACCTGCTGCCCTACGCGCTCCGCTACACCATGGAG AACTGCGCCGATTCTCACGAGCTGGCGGAGGGCGGCACCTCCAACCTGCTCAACGCCCGCGCCGCCGGCGAAACGCTGCGCCTGGAGCTGCTGGGCTACCAGGGCCGCGACTGGCTCGGCCACCTGCGCCTGGACCGGGCCGGCGCCCACTTTCCGGCCGTCCGCATGACCTGCGCCTCGGAGCCCGAGCGCAGCCTGGAGCTGAGCGTCCATGCCTCGGCCACGCCGGGCCGCCTCCTGCTGTCCCTCTACAGCCCCTTCTGGATGGTCAACAAGACGCGGCGGGTGCTGCGATACCGGGCCGACGGCGGCGTCCTGGTCAAGCACGCCACCGACTTCCGGGACGTGGTCCTCTTCTCCTTCCGCGGGAAGAACCTCCTGGGCAAGAACAAG ATCCAGATGTGCGTGTCCAACAGCTCCTGGTCGGACGCCTTCTCCCTGGACGCGGTGGGAAGTCAGGGCTGCGTGCGTTGCCCCGGCGGCAACGCCGGCGCCCCGGACTACCTG GTGGGCGTGAGCATCCAGATGAGCAGCTTCAAGCTCACCAAGATGGTCACCGTCAGTCCCTTCTACACGCTGCTCAACAAGTCTTCCTACGAGCTGGAGGTCGGCGAACTGGTGGACGCCGCCACCAGGTGGCACTACATCTCCTCCTCCGAG TGTCTCCCTCTGTGGCCCGAGAGCGATTCGGCCAAGCTGCGCGTGCGCGCCGTGGGCGCCGAGCGGGGCTCCCCGTGGTTCCGCTTGGACCGGCAGGACAACGGCACCCTGCTCGGCCTGGACACG TGCGGCGGCATCACGGTGGAGGTCAACGTGTCGGACCACTCCACCGTGGTCGGCTTGGGCGACTACTTTGAGGGGGCGGCCCCCGCCCTGGTGATCAACCACACGGCACGGGCGGAATTGGTCTACCGCCAgag CGGCCCTTCGGCCGAGCGCCGACTGAAGCCCGGCGAGGCTCGACGCTTCGCCTGGGACGACCCCGCCGGAGTTCGAACCTTGGCCTGGAGCTGCGGCCGGCATTCCGGAGAGACTCGCCTTCTCAAG GACGACTGGGGTCAGTTCCGGCCGGACGGCGGCCCGTCCCAGGTCTACTGGGCGTCCTTCCTGGACGGGCGTCAGCGCGTCCTGATCTTCACGGAAGACGCCGGCGTGGTGACCAGGGCCCGGCAGGCCGACCAGCTGGAGCAGTTCCGGGAGGAGCTGGGGCTCTCGCTGCGGAACCTCGGCCTCTCCCTGGTGGACGCCGACGGACGGCGGGAAGTGGCCTACGTGGGCGTGACCAG TTCGGGAGTGGTGTGGGAGATGTGGCGCAAGAACCGCTGGAGGCCCTTGAGTCAGAAGCACATCGGCCTGCTGGAGGAGGCCCACCGGGGCGTCAAGAGCGGCCGCTCGCCCGCCGGGCCCACCCGACTGGACGCCGAGCTGGAGGTGGACCTCGGCGTCGGCGGGGCCACCATGCGCCGGCCCCATGCCTGCCCCCTCCGGAGGAACTTCCTGCCGGCCGTCCAGGTGGAGTTGAAGCGATCTCCCCACCAGCGGAGCCTTCGGGCGCAACTACACTGGCTGCAG GTGGACAACCAGCTCCCGGGCGCCATCTTCCCCGTGGCCTTCCACCCGGTTCCCCCTCCCAAGTCGGTGGCTCTGGACTCTG AGCCCAAGGCCTTTCTGGACATGTCGGTCATCACGCGCTCGGACCACCGCAGCGCCGTCACGCAATTCAA GTACTTCATGGTGCTGGTCCAGGAAATGGCCGTCAAGGTGGACCGAGGCTTCCTGTCGGCCATCTTGGCGCTCCTGGCGCCCGCCGAGCCGCCGCGGGCTGCGGCGCACCAG AGCCAGCTGCTCCAAAAGGACATGGAGATCCTGCAGGCTGAACTGATGCAAAGTTCTCTGGACCAGGCGTCCGGACTCCACTTTTTTGAACACTTTCACATATCCCCCGTCAAG CTGCACCTGAGTTTGTCGCTGGGGCCGGCCGCGGCGGGGGAAGCCGGCGCCGAGTCGCTCAACCTGCTCCTGGCCAGCATCGGCGCCACGCTGATCGACGTGGACGACCTGGTCTTCAA GCTGGACTACTTTGAGGTGGAGTGCCAGTTTTACCGCAGGGAGAAGCTGATGCGGGCGGCCACGCGCCACTACAGCGAGCAG TTCTTGAAGCAGATGTACGTGCTGGTCCTGGGTCTGGACGTGCTGGGGAACCCCTTCGGCCTGATCCGGGGCCTGTCCCAGGGAGTGGAGGCTTTCTTCTACGAGCCCTTTCAGGGGGCGGTCCGAGGCCCCGAAGAGTTCGCCGAAGGCGTGGTCATCGGCGTGCGCAGCCTCCTGGGTCACACCGTGG GCGGCGCCGCCGGCGTGGTCTCCAGGATCACGGGCTCGGTGGGGAAAGGCCTGGCGGCCATCACCATGGACCCGGAGTACCAGCGCCAACGCAGAGACGAGATGAACCGAGCCCCCAGAGACTTTGGCCAGAGCTTGGCCAAAGGGGGCAAAGGATTTctcaag GGTGTTGTCGGCGGAGTGACCGGCATCGTCACCAAACCGGTGGAAG GGGCCAGGAAGGAGGGCGCGGCCGGCTTCTTCAAAGGCATCGGCAAAGGTCTGGTGGGCGTGGTGGCCCGCCCCACCGGCGGCGTGGTGGACATGGCCAGCAGCGCCTTCCAGGGCATCCAGAG GGCGGCCGAGTCCACGGAGCAAGTGGCCAAGCTCCGCCCCGTCCGGCTGATCCGAGAAGACGGAATCATTCGAGCCTACGACCTGGCCGAGGCGcggggcttggaccttttccaG CGTTGGGAGCTGAATCGTCTGGAAGGCGAAGTATTCTGCCGCCACTGTCCTTATCCCGGGCGCAAGAAGACCAACGTGGTGGTCACCAACAG GAGGGTGGTGTGCGTCAAAGAGGTGGATTTTATGGCTCACTTCAGCAAAGAGTGGGAGTGTTTGTACGAAAACTTGTACCGGCCACCCGACCTGACCGGAACGCGTCTCAACATTTActgcaag GAACCCCGCAAGTTGAACGTTGGCCAAAAAGACGACGACAGAGAGACCATTCGAAGCATCGAGCTGCAAGATGAAAAGATTGCCCGG GGAATGCTGTCGTCCGTGACGGACGCTCGGGCGGCCCGCCTGCGACGCACCGGCGGCCCGCAAACGCCGCCACGCTCCCTCCAACGGCCGTGA